The genome window CGTCGACCTTTGCCTTCATAGCACTTATGTCAAGCGCGTGGGCGGCGTCAACACTCCAGATCAGCGGTCCATGAATCTCCATCAATCGGTAGCCGATTTGGGGTGCGTATTCCAAAGTTGCGGCGACCTCATCTTCGGCGTAGCCGCGGTAACAGATAGAAGCACAGATAATGTCCATTTTTAATTATTCCTTGCGGTTCGGTTAGGTCAATTGGGTAAATAACGCCACTCCCCGTATATCCGCCTGCGTGTTTTTGCTTGGGTGTTTCTGCGTATTGTTGCAGGCTACAATTTGGAGTCATGGCGAACACATAGCGGTCAGAAAGAATCGCGCCTATGGTAACAGGTATAACGAGATCCAAAGATCGGTTGCTCTTATGGCAAAGTCGAATGACACTGCAGCAAAACCGTTCAACTTTTCAGTTTTCACAAATTGTGTTATAATACATCCAGATTAATCAGCAAACTTGGAGTACATTAAGAATTGATACAACAGATCGAAATAACCTTACCCGAATACTCGCGCGGTTTCCACCTTGTCACAGATGAAATTATGAAATCGCTCGGTGAATTGCCGAAAGAAGGTATCCTGCACCTGTTCATCAAGCACACCTCAGCAGGATTGACTATCAACGAAAACGACGATCCGACAGTCCGCGAAGATTTTGCCAACAGCTTTGACCGTCTCGTCAAAGAACGCGAACCGTTCTATAAACATACCATAGAAGGTGATGACGATATGCCTGCACATAT of Candidatus Poribacteria bacterium contains these proteins:
- a CDS encoding YjbQ family protein, whose protein sequence is MIQQIEITLPEYSRGFHLVTDEIMKSLGELPKEGILHLFIKHTSAGLTINENDDPTVREDFANSFDRLVKEREPFYKHTIEGDDDMPAHIKASLVGFTVSVPITNHRLNLGIWQGIYLCEFRNSGGRRNLTATLYF